The following proteins are encoded in a genomic region of Candidatus Eisenbacteria bacterium:
- a CDS encoding FAD-dependent oxidoreductase, which produces MKKRLLLTDAQLTAEISRCVYCEEKPCREACPAHCSAADFLVAAKSGSPADFKRSAAAIMTMNPFGTVCGLVCPDRFCQAECSRKLFDRPIEIPAAQATIIEKARALGVMPKLKPVPSNGRRVAVVGAGPAGLTAAFYLAQRGFEVHIMDRGRIAGGACNVIPERRLPRSSVRGDVDFVLSLPNVKFLPRTQVQNPAELLSKGFEAVVVAVGLWEPIRLGIRGEDAAVAGLDYLRSPAKYKMKGAVAVVGGGPTAVDCAITAKKRGAERVEMFALEKLSEMPLTPKELTEVMETGIHVNGRVRLTGITAPKGISGINTRKVTLPEGIKFHPGKVKDVPGTEQRRSDFRHVIVAIGARPGLQHRKHKGIFYAGDCIHGPSTVVEASASGKNAAIRVEAFLTGKAEPEINRPRKSYVLVPGYNNLPVPLDTDFFGRSIHSPFLLSAAPPSDGYEQMKRGFDAGWAGGVMKTAFDNLPIHIPADYMIAFDQETWGNCDNVSGHQLDRVCREVERLVKEYPDRLVAASTGGPVTGDDESDCRGWQSNTRKLESAGVMAIEYSLSCPQGGDGTEGAIVSQNARLTAKIIDWIMQVSDPDVPKLFKLTGAVTSVAVIVKAVREVLDRYPGKKAGVTLANTFPVMGFRPGRKMEWEEGVVYGMSGAGIAPISNLTLASVANLGVTVSGNGGTMDYKSAAHFLALGAKTVQFCTAVMKYGYGYLDELNSGLSHLMAARGMKSISSLIGCALPDPITDFMALSSKKRISSVDADLCMSCGNCTRCSYLAVTLDDDRHPVISAEHCIGCSICVQKCFSGALSMRDRTAKEALALREV; this is translated from the coding sequence ATGAAGAAGAGACTGCTGCTCACCGACGCACAGCTCACGGCTGAGATTTCGCGCTGCGTTTACTGTGAGGAGAAACCCTGCCGGGAAGCTTGCCCTGCTCACTGCTCGGCCGCCGACTTCCTGGTGGCCGCGAAGTCGGGGAGCCCTGCTGATTTCAAGCGGTCTGCGGCGGCGATCATGACTATGAATCCCTTTGGCACGGTGTGCGGTCTGGTTTGCCCAGATCGGTTCTGTCAGGCGGAGTGTTCGCGGAAACTCTTTGACCGGCCGATCGAGATCCCAGCCGCCCAGGCAACAATTATAGAGAAGGCACGAGCGCTTGGCGTCATGCCGAAACTGAAACCAGTTCCGTCAAATGGCCGCCGCGTGGCAGTGGTCGGCGCAGGCCCTGCCGGGCTTACAGCAGCTTTTTACCTTGCGCAGCGCGGCTTTGAGGTCCACATCATGGATCGCGGACGAATCGCTGGCGGCGCATGTAACGTCATACCTGAACGCCGGCTCCCGAGGTCTTCCGTTCGGGGCGATGTTGATTTTGTGCTTTCACTTCCGAATGTGAAGTTCCTCCCGCGGACCCAGGTGCAGAATCCCGCAGAGCTTCTCTCGAAAGGCTTCGAAGCAGTGGTAGTTGCAGTCGGACTCTGGGAGCCAATTCGTCTTGGCATTCGCGGCGAAGATGCAGCAGTGGCGGGCCTCGACTATCTGAGAAGCCCGGCGAAGTACAAGATGAAAGGCGCGGTAGCCGTTGTTGGCGGCGGTCCGACCGCTGTTGACTGCGCAATTACTGCGAAGAAACGCGGTGCTGAGCGCGTGGAAATGTTCGCGCTTGAAAAACTTTCCGAGATGCCGCTTACTCCAAAGGAGCTCACCGAGGTCATGGAGACCGGCATCCATGTGAACGGCCGCGTGCGACTGACCGGCATCACGGCGCCAAAGGGCATCTCAGGCATCAATACAAGAAAGGTTACTCTCCCCGAAGGGATAAAGTTCCACCCGGGCAAGGTGAAGGATGTTCCAGGCACGGAGCAGCGGCGCTCAGATTTCCGGCATGTGATTGTGGCGATCGGGGCGCGGCCGGGACTGCAGCACAGAAAACACAAAGGCATCTTCTACGCAGGTGATTGCATTCACGGGCCTTCGACTGTGGTTGAGGCATCGGCCTCCGGAAAGAATGCAGCTATCCGTGTCGAGGCGTTCCTTACCGGGAAAGCTGAGCCCGAAATCAATCGCCCGCGGAAGAGCTATGTGCTGGTGCCGGGCTACAACAACCTCCCTGTTCCACTTGATACGGATTTTTTCGGACGAAGCATTCATTCACCATTTCTTCTCTCTGCCGCACCGCCTTCTGACGGCTACGAGCAGATGAAGCGGGGCTTCGATGCCGGCTGGGCAGGCGGAGTCATGAAGACTGCCTTCGACAATTTGCCAATCCACATTCCCGCCGACTACATGATTGCTTTCGACCAGGAAACTTGGGGAAACTGCGATAATGTATCAGGCCATCAGCTCGACCGCGTTTGCCGCGAAGTTGAGCGGCTTGTGAAGGAGTACCCGGACCGGCTGGTTGCAGCTTCCACCGGCGGTCCGGTAACTGGAGATGACGAGAGCGATTGCCGGGGCTGGCAATCCAACACCCGCAAACTCGAATCCGCGGGCGTCATGGCAATTGAGTACAGCCTCTCCTGTCCACAAGGCGGCGACGGAACCGAAGGCGCCATAGTTTCGCAGAATGCACGTCTCACGGCAAAGATAATCGACTGGATAATGCAGGTCTCAGACCCGGACGTTCCCAAACTCTTCAAGTTGACCGGCGCAGTGACTTCGGTCGCAGTCATTGTGAAGGCAGTTCGCGAAGTGCTCGACCGCTATCCCGGAAAAAAGGCGGGCGTGACGCTTGCCAACACTTTTCCGGTGATGGGTTTCCGTCCCGGCCGGAAGATGGAATGGGAAGAGGGAGTTGTGTACGGTATGAGCGGCGCCGGCATCGCGCCTATCAGCAACTTAACGCTTGCAAGTGTTGCGAATCTTGGTGTCACGGTCTCTGGGAACGGCGGCACAATGGACTACAAGTCAGCCGCTCACTTCCTGGCGCTTGGCGCAAAGACTGTCCAGTTCTGTACAGCGGTAATGAAGTACGGCTATGGATATTTAGACGAGCTTAACTCTGGCTTGTCTCACCTGATGGCAGCACGTGGAATGAAGTCGATTTCCAGTCTCATCGGCTGCGCACTTCCAGATCCTATCACGGACTTCATGGCGCTCTCGTCGAAGAAGCGCATTTCGTCAGTGGACGCCGACCTCTGCATGTCTTGCGGGAACTGCACGCGGTGCTCGTACCTCGCCGTTACCCTCGACGACGACCGGCACCCGGTCATCTCAGCCGAACACTGCATCGGCTGCAGCATCTGCGTTCAGAAATGCTTCTCCGGCGCCCTCTCCATGCGCGACCGCACCGCGAAAGAGGCCCTAGCTCTCCGGGAGGTGTAG
- a CDS encoding FAD-dependent oxidoreductase: MKELSSITSLKQVPEVMSLQEAFQEAARCLLCYDAPCSRGCPSETDPGKFIRQIRFLNFKGGARTVIKNNILGGVCGLVCPTEKLCVKECSRTGIDIPIDIGGLQAFAVDYGKRMAVSLDEKPPQRKEKIAVIGSGPAGLSASYELARKGYQVTVFESEKEIGGTLRYGVPSFRCPEVTFLKDISVLEKLGVRFKTRSQVKGPNQAAKLLKSGFKAVFIGVGLQTPYAVSVPGINLKAIATAKDFLKSVRAEGARGAAGKLVRDKNVAIIGGGSVAMDVAATCRALKANRVYAISLESLKELPACKDDIELARMNHLIFKPQCQVTEIIGGKSGKVTGVKGVETEWIKPNNFLPSNVRQVPGTSFTLKVGAVIQAIGLGPSEKNAEIYSSLKKKGKYIAVNEKTMQTSVKGVFAGGDIIRGGLTVVQAVADGKRAAAAIDTCIRAQGRARI; encoded by the coding sequence ATGAAAGAACTGTCAAGCATCACCAGTCTTAAGCAGGTGCCGGAGGTGATGAGTTTGCAGGAGGCATTCCAGGAAGCAGCAAGGTGTCTGCTTTGTTACGACGCTCCGTGCAGCCGGGGATGTCCTTCCGAGACTGACCCTGGAAAATTCATCAGGCAGATAAGGTTCCTCAATTTCAAGGGTGGAGCGCGCACCGTTATCAAAAACAATATTCTTGGCGGTGTCTGCGGTCTTGTATGTCCAACAGAAAAACTCTGCGTCAAAGAATGCTCGAGAACAGGCATTGATATCCCCATAGACATCGGAGGACTACAGGCATTCGCAGTTGACTATGGGAAAAGAATGGCGGTGAGTCTTGATGAGAAACCCCCTCAAAGGAAAGAGAAAATCGCGGTAATCGGGTCAGGCCCTGCGGGGCTTAGCGCGTCGTATGAGCTCGCAAGAAAAGGTTACCAGGTTACCGTATTCGAGTCAGAGAAAGAAATCGGCGGAACCCTGCGTTACGGTGTTCCTTCCTTCCGCTGTCCGGAAGTCACATTTCTCAAAGATATCTCGGTTCTTGAGAAACTGGGGGTTCGTTTCAAAACCAGATCGCAGGTCAAAGGTCCGAACCAGGCAGCGAAACTCTTGAAATCAGGTTTCAAGGCAGTATTCATCGGAGTCGGCCTGCAGACACCGTATGCTGTTTCGGTCCCAGGCATCAATCTTAAGGCTATCGCGACTGCAAAGGATTTCCTAAAGTCCGTAAGAGCGGAAGGCGCTCGAGGTGCTGCGGGAAAACTCGTGAGGGACAAGAACGTCGCCATTATCGGAGGCGGCTCTGTTGCGATGGATGTTGCCGCAACATGCAGGGCCCTCAAGGCGAATCGGGTGTATGCCATATCACTCGAATCCCTCAAGGAGCTCCCTGCATGCAAGGATGATATCGAACTCGCGAGGATGAACCACCTGATCTTCAAGCCTCAATGCCAGGTAACAGAGATTATCGGAGGTAAGAGCGGCAAGGTGACAGGAGTGAAGGGCGTGGAGACTGAATGGATCAAGCCAAATAACTTCCTTCCGTCCAATGTCCGGCAAGTTCCGGGAACATCTTTCACCCTGAAGGTTGGAGCCGTGATACAGGCGATCGGTCTGGGCCCGTCGGAGAAGAATGCAGAAATCTATTCGTCACTTAAGAAAAAAGGCAAGTACATTGCGGTCAATGAAAAGACCATGCAGACTTCTGTCAAAGGTGTATTTGCCGGAGGAGATATCATAAGGGGCGGCTTGACAGTTGTTCAGGCAGTTGCCGACGGGAAGAGGGCCGCTGCCGCAATTGACACGTGCATTAGAGCTCAGGGAAGGGCAAGGATATGA
- the preA gene encoding NAD-dependent dihydropyrimidine dehydrogenase subunit PreA — protein MKKIDLSIDYCGVKFKNPFCLSSSPVAASYDMVSRAFDTGWGGVFYKTLGLALKVVHPSPRLNAYHVEEKRVAGLQNVEQISDRPLSDELKDITAIKKRYPSHAVVVSIMGFTKDDWAELAERVEGAGADMLELNFSCPQMAQEGTGTAVGKDEALIELFTRSCKRVVNIPVVAKMTPNVTDMVPLAMAAKRGGADGVSAINTIRSITGIDVDKFVTLPNVDGKSIISGYSGASVKPIALRFVAEMAQDLNLKIPISGIGGIYTWLDAVQFLLVGARTIQVTTGIMQYGYRIVEDMIEGMTDYLADRGFSSPEEIVGLALRNLVTPSDLNHGVEAKSQIDLDKCVNCGQCYITCMDGGHQAIEFKSDRKPVVDEEKCVGCLMCSFICPVWDCITYKMVERAV, from the coding sequence ATGAAAAAAATAGATCTGAGCATTGATTACTGCGGAGTGAAATTCAAGAATCCGTTTTGCCTCTCTTCTTCCCCTGTCGCTGCTTCATATGACATGGTGAGCAGGGCATTCGACACCGGCTGGGGCGGGGTCTTTTACAAGACCCTCGGACTTGCACTCAAGGTAGTCCATCCATCTCCACGGCTGAATGCATATCATGTGGAGGAAAAGAGGGTCGCCGGCTTGCAGAACGTCGAGCAAATCAGTGACCGGCCTCTTAGTGATGAATTGAAAGACATCACTGCAATCAAGAAGAGATACCCTTCGCATGCCGTCGTGGTAAGCATAATGGGCTTTACAAAAGATGACTGGGCTGAGCTTGCCGAGCGCGTTGAGGGCGCCGGTGCCGACATGCTTGAGCTCAATTTCTCATGTCCTCAGATGGCTCAGGAAGGAACAGGGACCGCCGTCGGGAAGGACGAAGCGCTGATAGAGCTTTTCACTCGCTCCTGCAAGAGAGTCGTCAACATACCCGTTGTCGCAAAAATGACTCCAAACGTGACTGACATGGTTCCTCTTGCAATGGCAGCCAAACGGGGAGGCGCCGACGGTGTTTCTGCGATCAACACGATACGGAGCATTACCGGAATAGATGTCGATAAGTTTGTCACTCTGCCGAATGTCGATGGCAAGTCAATTATCAGCGGATATTCAGGGGCATCGGTGAAACCCATTGCCCTTCGGTTCGTGGCTGAGATGGCTCAGGATCTCAATCTGAAGATTCCGATTTCGGGAATCGGGGGAATCTACACGTGGCTTGATGCAGTCCAGTTCCTGCTTGTCGGAGCGAGAACGATTCAGGTCACTACAGGAATCATGCAGTATGGATACAGGATCGTTGAAGACATGATTGAAGGCATGACCGATTATCTCGCGGACAGGGGATTCTCATCGCCTGAGGAGATTGTCGGGCTTGCGCTGAGAAACCTGGTCACGCCTTCCGACTTGAATCACGGGGTTGAAGCAAAGAGTCAGATAGATCTCGACAAGTGTGTCAACTGCGGCCAGTGTTACATAACCTGCATGGATGGCGGGCACCAGGCGATTGAGTTCAAAAGCGACCGGAAGCCCGTCGTCGATGAAGAGAAATGTGTCGGCTGCCTCATGTGCTCGTTCATATGCCCCGTCTGGGACTGCATTACGTACAAGATGGTTGAACGGGCAGTGTGA
- a CDS encoding ABC transporter ATP-binding protein, producing the protein MNETLIRAERITKVYRLPAEEIKAVRDIDLEIRAGEFVAIMGPSGSGKTTLLDILGCLDKISGGKLQVLGKDVSNIPENSLVNVRRRNIGFVFQEFLLIPTLTALENVELPLLFARSPQEREKAKSVLEKVGLGHRINHLPKELSGGERQRVAIARALVTSPKLLLADEPTGNLDTKSGQEIFDIFRDLNQKDGLTIVVTTHNNKLGSQANRIIYLKDGVVVSKEESSLYS; encoded by the coding sequence ATGAATGAGACATTGATCAGGGCAGAGAGGATAACCAAAGTCTACCGGCTTCCTGCTGAAGAGATTAAAGCTGTCAGGGACATTGATCTGGAAATCCGTGCCGGAGAATTTGTAGCTATCATGGGCCCTTCAGGTTCAGGCAAGACTACTCTGCTTGATATTCTGGGCTGCCTGGACAAGATATCCGGCGGCAAGCTCCAGGTTCTGGGGAAGGACGTCTCGAACATCCCGGAAAATTCTTTGGTAAATGTGCGGCGAAGAAATATCGGCTTCGTTTTTCAGGAATTTCTGCTCATCCCCACTCTTACGGCTCTGGAGAATGTGGAACTACCTCTGCTGTTTGCCAGATCCCCGCAGGAGCGCGAAAAGGCAAAAAGCGTGCTTGAGAAAGTAGGCCTTGGACATCGGATCAATCACCTGCCGAAAGAGCTGTCCGGTGGAGAGAGACAGAGGGTGGCGATTGCGCGGGCACTGGTGACCTCCCCGAAGCTGCTTCTGGCGGATGAGCCGACAGGGAATTTGGACACCAAAAGCGGTCAGGAGATATTCGATATCTTCAGAGACCTGAATCAAAAGGATGGTCTGACCATAGTCGTGACCACCCACAACAATAAACTTGGCTCCCAGGCCAACCGTATCATCTATCTCAAAGACGGCGTCGTTGTCTCAAAAGAGGAATCGAGCTTGTACTCCTGA
- a CDS encoding ABC transporter permease, producing MKLLSVAFKHLKRKKLRSSLTIGGVAIAAAVLVSLVGFDSGYQRGLTRDIDKMGYQVLVTAKGCPYEAATLMLKGGGGLRYMEQSVYDKVVKDPRVEKITPQLVSTVYDKDRQDGQGGLAMYLGIEESYLSLKPWVKFKSGGWFSGDDADEVIFGYEAAEFEQRSVGDETLVPNINKVLKVVGIFERTGTQDDGVIFMPLKTAQRIFDLPGKLTGVGIKLKDIGTLADFEEGLYNEPGIQVISMAQVRGTIFNLISSAKVMTNSVALIAIVIAIIGVINTILMSVFERTKEIGVMKAIGASRLDIFRIIWVETTLICVIGGIAGDILAIVGTRAVEYILRHILPYAPGGQLVLITWPLLLASFAGAVIMGLIAGAYPAYRASSMRPVEAIRLGD from the coding sequence ATGAAGCTCTTATCCGTTGCCTTCAAGCATCTGAAGAGGAAGAAGCTTCGCTCTTCTCTGACCATCGGCGGCGTGGCCATAGCTGCTGCAGTACTGGTAAGTCTGGTGGGGTTTGATTCAGGATACCAGCGTGGCCTGACCAGAGACATTGACAAGATGGGGTATCAGGTCCTCGTGACTGCCAAGGGCTGTCCCTACGAGGCTGCTACATTGATGCTGAAAGGCGGGGGCGGTCTGCGCTACATGGAGCAGTCAGTGTACGACAAGGTCGTAAAAGATCCCCGGGTTGAGAAAATAACTCCGCAACTGGTCTCGACAGTCTACGACAAGGACAGGCAGGATGGCCAGGGCGGGCTTGCTATGTATCTCGGGATTGAAGAATCATATCTCAGTCTTAAGCCGTGGGTGAAATTCAAATCCGGAGGATGGTTTTCCGGGGACGACGCCGACGAAGTTATCTTTGGCTATGAAGCTGCCGAGTTCGAGCAGCGATCCGTGGGAGACGAGACTCTCGTCCCGAATATCAACAAGGTGCTCAAGGTGGTGGGGATTTTTGAGCGGACCGGCACGCAGGATGACGGTGTGATATTTATGCCTCTCAAGACAGCGCAGAGGATATTCGATCTCCCCGGAAAGCTGACCGGCGTAGGCATCAAGCTCAAGGACATCGGCACGCTGGCTGATTTCGAGGAAGGTTTGTACAACGAGCCGGGGATTCAGGTCATCAGCATGGCACAGGTGAGGGGAACGATTTTCAATCTGATTTCCTCGGCAAAGGTAATGACCAACTCGGTGGCGCTTATCGCCATTGTCATTGCGATAATCGGCGTCATCAATACAATCCTGATGTCGGTATTTGAAAGGACCAAAGAGATCGGCGTAATGAAAGCCATAGGCGCCTCAAGGCTGGATATCTTCCGGATTATCTGGGTGGAGACCACTCTCATCTGCGTCATCGGCGGCATCGCAGGAGATATCCTCGCGATTGTCGGCACGCGGGCAGTCGAGTATATCCTCAGACATATCTTGCCGTATGCGCCCGGTGGACAACTAGTCCTGATCACCTGGCCGCTATTGTTGGCTTCATTTGCCGGCGCCGTGATAATGGGTTTGATCGCCGGGGCCTATCCGGCATACCGCGCTTCATCCATGAGGCCGGTCGAAGCGATTAGATTGGGAGACTAG
- a CDS encoding metal-sensitive transcriptional regulator, with amino-acid sequence MKQPTAHREQLEFLRKIEGQVRGIQRMIEEERYCVDILNQMHSVISALARVEDKILEKHFEHCVADAVQGRSAVQRKQKLAEIVQLINRFRKA; translated from the coding sequence ATGAAACAGCCTACTGCTCACAGGGAACAGCTGGAGTTCCTGCGGAAGATCGAGGGACAGGTCCGCGGGATCCAGCGGATGATTGAAGAGGAGAGGTACTGCGTGGACATCCTGAACCAGATGCATTCCGTGATTTCTGCCCTGGCGAGGGTAGAGGATAAGATTCTTGAGAAACATTTCGAGCACTGCGTGGCTGACGCAGTCCAGGGCAGGTCGGCGGTTCAGAGAAAGCAAAAACTGGCTGAAATAGTGCAATTGATCAACCGGTTCAGGAAGGCCTGA
- a CDS encoding phosphate ABC transporter ATP-binding protein, with amino-acid sequence MEFQTHISIQNLSVYYGDQAALKDITLDIPDRKITVIIGPSGCGKTTLLKSLNRLLDPIDGVKIQGRILVDGEDIYGQKVEVTHVRKKMGLLSQRPQVLPMSIYDNVAYGPRIHGMRDRRKLNQIVQHHLSVAGLWDEVKNRLNHPASRLSVGQQQRLCLARGLAVGPEIILGDEPTSALDPFSSQNVERRLVELKSEYTVVVVTHILRQAKRIADYIAFLYLGELVEHGPASEIFSNPKDPKTKAYLTGEIS; translated from the coding sequence ATGGAATTCCAGACTCACATAAGCATTCAGAATCTCAGCGTGTACTACGGAGACCAGGCGGCGCTGAAGGATATCACTTTGGATATTCCTGACAGAAAGATTACGGTGATAATCGGACCTTCCGGCTGCGGGAAGACGACTCTTCTGAAATCGCTGAACAGGCTGCTCGATCCAATAGATGGTGTGAAGATCCAGGGCAGAATCCTGGTCGATGGAGAAGATATTTATGGTCAGAAGGTCGAAGTCACTCATGTCCGGAAGAAGATGGGTTTGCTGTCACAGAGACCTCAAGTCCTTCCAATGTCAATCTACGACAATGTTGCCTACGGACCTAGAATTCACGGGATGCGGGACAGGAGAAAGCTCAATCAGATCGTACAGCATCATCTGTCCGTGGCCGGTCTCTGGGATGAAGTTAAAAACCGGCTCAACCACCCGGCTTCAAGGCTCTCCGTCGGCCAGCAGCAGCGGCTTTGCCTCGCACGGGGGTTGGCGGTGGGACCCGAGATCATTCTTGGGGACGAGCCTACTTCGGCCCTGGACCCATTTTCCAGCCAGAACGTCGAGCGCAGGCTCGTCGAGCTGAAATCTGAATATACGGTTGTAGTCGTCACGCATATTCTGCGGCAGGCGAAGAGAATTGCCGATTACATTGCCTTTCTCTACCTCGGAGAACTTGTTGAGCACGGCCCCGCCTCAGAGATTTTTTCCAACCCCAAAGATCCAAAAACAAAAGCTTATCTTACCGGAGAAATCAGCTAG
- the pstA gene encoding phosphate ABC transporter permease PstA encodes MTGRRKIEENIFKTLMVVSTGVVIGCLLLIVGAIIVKSLPALKLSMITQTPKGGYYLGKEGGILNAIIGSLYLASGATLLALLLSLPIVLFLNLYAKKTSAFSTFTRFSLDVLWGIPSIVYGAFGFVIMVFLGLRASLLAGIVTVTLLELPIMARAMDEVIRMVPGALRDASYSLGATRLETALKVVVRQCLPGILTAVLIAFGRGIGDAASVIFTAGFSDRIPASLLQPAATLPLAIFFQLGTPFPEVQQRAYASAAVLTGIILLISLASRILIKKYARHTIR; translated from the coding sequence ATGACGGGCAGAAGGAAAATCGAAGAGAATATCTTCAAGACCCTGATGGTGGTTTCGACCGGGGTCGTCATCGGCTGCCTTCTTCTCATCGTCGGCGCCATCATCGTGAAAAGCCTCCCCGCACTCAAGCTTTCCATGATTACCCAGACGCCCAAAGGCGGCTACTATCTTGGAAAGGAGGGCGGGATTCTCAACGCCATCATCGGCTCTCTGTATCTCGCCTCGGGCGCAACGCTTCTAGCTCTCCTGCTGAGCCTCCCGATTGTGCTCTTCCTCAATCTGTACGCGAAGAAAACTTCTGCATTCTCCACCTTCACCCGTTTTTCGCTGGATGTTCTATGGGGAATCCCTTCAATTGTCTATGGGGCATTTGGGTTCGTCATCATGGTTTTTCTCGGACTCAGAGCATCTCTTCTGGCGGGCATCGTCACCGTTACTCTTCTTGAACTTCCAATCATGGCTCGAGCCATGGATGAAGTCATAAGGATGGTCCCGGGTGCTCTCAGAGATGCTTCATACTCTTTGGGGGCGACCAGGCTCGAAACCGCATTGAAGGTAGTTGTGCGTCAATGCCTTCCTGGAATCCTGACCGCTGTTCTGATCGCCTTCGGGAGAGGGATCGGAGATGCGGCATCGGTCATTTTCACCGCGGGTTTCAGCGACCGTATTCCCGCGTCTCTTCTGCAGCCGGCAGCCACTCTGCCTCTGGCCATTTTTTTCCAGCTGGGAACTCCGTTTCCCGAGGTACAGCAGAGGGCTTATGCCTCTGCCGCAGTGCTGACCGGGATTATTCTTCTGATTAGCCTGGCTTCGCGCATACTGATTAAGAAATACGCAAGACATACGATCAGGTAA
- the pstC gene encoding phosphate ABC transporter permease subunit PstC, with the protein MRLFKDYIARKVMVFLTVMPGLLVFLMFVGLFQKSKAILAVKSFSELFLHSSWHPFSGEFGLLPFLMGTLWVTMVAMVLAVPISLLTAIYLSEYAPKLVREFTKPIVDLLAGIPSVVYGVWGVLLIVPLIGRHVAPVFGIYSSGYCVLSGGVVLAVMIFPTIIHVSLEVFSSVEYGLRETSLSLGATKWETVKHVVLRKGLQGIIAAVVLGLSRAFGETMAVLMVVGNVPKLPKSIFDAAYPLPALLANNYGEMMSVPLYDSALMLAALILLIVVLFFNILARFFLVRAERKAE; encoded by the coding sequence TTGAGACTTTTCAAAGATTATATCGCCCGGAAAGTGATGGTCTTCCTGACCGTCATGCCAGGCCTTCTTGTTTTTCTGATGTTCGTCGGCCTGTTTCAGAAGTCGAAGGCGATCCTTGCCGTCAAGTCCTTCTCGGAACTTTTCCTCCACTCTTCCTGGCATCCCTTTAGCGGAGAGTTCGGCCTCCTTCCGTTCCTCATGGGCACTCTATGGGTGACCATGGTTGCAATGGTTCTGGCGGTCCCCATTTCTCTCCTCACAGCCATCTATCTCTCTGAGTACGCACCGAAGCTGGTTCGTGAATTCACAAAACCGATAGTCGATTTGCTGGCCGGAATTCCTTCCGTAGTCTATGGAGTCTGGGGGGTGTTGCTCATCGTGCCTCTTATCGGGAGGCATGTTGCTCCCGTTTTCGGAATCTACTCGTCCGGGTATTGCGTGCTCTCTGGAGGGGTGGTGCTTGCCGTCATGATTTTCCCAACGATCATCCATGTATCGCTGGAAGTCTTCTCGTCGGTCGAATATGGATTGCGGGAAACATCTCTCTCGCTGGGAGCCACGAAATGGGAGACCGTGAAGCATGTCGTTTTGAGAAAGGGACTGCAGGGGATTATCGCCGCGGTCGTCCTGGGACTGTCCCGGGCATTCGGCGAAACCATGGCGGTTCTGATGGTTGTCGGGAATGTTCCGAAACTCCCGAAGTCAATTTTCGATGCAGCATATCCGCTTCCGGCCCTGTTGGCCAACAACTACGGGGAAATGATGTCAGTCCCGCTTTATGATTCGGCTCTGATGCTGGCGGCTCTGATCCTGCTCATCGTCGTCCTCTTCTTCAACATCCTGGCCAGGTTCTTCCTGGTAAGAGCAGAAAGAAAGGCAGAATGA